The Molothrus aeneus isolate 106 chromosome 15, BPBGC_Maene_1.0, whole genome shotgun sequence genome includes a region encoding these proteins:
- the LOC136563062 gene encoding leukotriene C4 synthase-like, with product MLDQIHWLAAVTVLGVLEQAYFFLQVIYARRLFGISPPKISGPPEFERIFRAQVNSSEYFPIFLALLWQAGLFFHQGLAAALGLLYLYARYCYFMGYKASSSERLAPIYFSAGVLWILIAVSALGILHFFLSHYVGLNVLQFLTA from the exons ATGTTGGATCAGATTCATTGGCTGGCTGCCGTGACAGTTCTGGGAGTCCTGGAGCAAG CCTACTTCTTCCTCCAGGTGATCTATGCTAGGAGGTTGTTTGGCATTTCACCTCCAAAGATCTCAGGCCCTCCTGAATTTGAAAGGATCTTTCGAGCACA GGTGAACTCCTCTGAGTATTTTCCCATCTTCCTGGCACTTCTGTGGCAGGCTGGACTCTTCTTCCATCAAG GTCTGGCTGCAGCCTTGGGTCTGCTCTATCTCTATGCCCGCTACTGCTACTTTATGGGATACAAGGCATCATCCTCAGAAAG ACTCGCCCCGATATACTTCAGCGCTGGAGTTCTCTGGATTCTCATTGCAGTGTCAGCCCTGGGCATCCtgcatttcttcctctctcacTACGTGGGGCTGAACGTCCTCCAGTTTCTCACAGCATGA